Part of the Neochlamydia sp. AcF84 genome, AGATGTTGGAGATTATAAACCTTTCCTTGGCAGGAAAGTTTGGATCTATCTAAGGTATGCGAATAATCAAGCTTTTTAAGGTTATTTTCCATAAAGATTTTGATCTCAGGAGAAATCATCCTATGCTCTTGGCGAATATAACAAGCCAAAGATTTCATAACCTCTTGAGGAGCTTCTAAAAACATGCGATGTAAAGAAACTCTCGTGCAATCAGATTCCCAGCGTACACTTAACATAGTGGAACGGTTGTCATTAATTTTCAGCTTTAATTTAATACCTGATAAATTTTCGACTTCTTGTTGAAAAATAGCTAGTGTCATAACATAATAATTTTTTTTAATAAAAGGTAAGTGTTCTTGAACCCTTATAAAAAACGTTCCATGAAAACTCGTCCGACATAGAAGCCGTCTTTTTCTTTAATCCAATGAGTTTGCCTTCCAAATTCGCGAAAACCCATCCGAGTATAAAGATGAATGGCAGGATTTTCTGCATAGACTTGGAGATGTAATACTTCAATCTTAAAGGTTTCTTTAGCCATATGGCTAAGATTACTGATTAGCAAAGTTCCTACCCCCTGTCCTCGCATTTCAGGTGCCACAATAATGCCAAATTCACACTGATGAGCAAGCTTTCGATAGGGCTGTAAATATAAGGTGGTAATTCCACAAGGCAC contains:
- a CDS encoding GNAT family protein; this translates as MTEKKNSPEGVELRYSDLSDGKYLKQWLLDPSVARWFPMFDEVEIDDAVARWIGFSRYKCSLTATKEGVPCGITTLYLQPYRKLAHQCEFGIIVAPEMRGQGVGTLLISNLSHMAKETFKIEVLHLQVYAENPAIHLYTRMGFREFGRQTHWIKEKDGFYVGRVFMERFL